Proteins from a genomic interval of Vitis riparia cultivar Riparia Gloire de Montpellier isolate 1030 unplaced genomic scaffold, EGFV_Vit.rip_1.0 scaffold623_pilon_pilon, whole genome shotgun sequence:
- the LOC117910147 gene encoding disease resistance protein RPV1-like, with amino-acid sequence MAAAAAASSSPSQGRYDVFLSFRGEDTRNNFTAHLCEELRTKGINTFIDEEKLERGQAVSAALVSAIENSMFSIIVLSENYASSRWCLEELVKIIQCMKNSGHRVLPIFYNVDPSDVRNHMGKFGEALAKHEENSKEVMERVQIWKDALTQVTNFSGWDSRNKNESLLIKQIVKDILNKLLSTSGSDTENLVGIDARIQEMETLLCLASDDVRMVGIWGMGGIGKTTLVRAVYSRISYQFEGCSFLENVAEDLKKKGLIGLQEKLLSHLLEEENLNMKELTSIKARLYSKKVLIILDNVNDPTILECLIGNRDWFDRGSRIIITTRDKRLLLSHKVNLYKVHKFNDDEALEFLARYSLKQELLREDFLEISRAVICYAQGLPLALTVLGSFLFSMSKEEWRDQLDKLKSIPNMKIHEVLKISYDGLDFEEKNIFLDIACFLKGEDKNYVKEILDYCGFFSVSGIRALADKSLISFFHNRIMMHDLIQEMGMEIVRQESHNPGQRSRLWLHKDINDALKKNTENEKIEGIFLDLSHSQEIIDSSTQAFPRMYKLRLLKVYESNKISRNFGDTLNKENCKVHFSPNLRFCYDELRYLYLYGYSLKSLDNDFNAKNLVHLSMHYSHIKRLWKGIKVLEKLKVMDLSHSKSLIETPDFSRVPNLERLVLEGCISLHKVHPSLGVLNKLNFLSLKNCEKLKSLPSSMCDLKSLETFILSGCSRLDDFPENFGNLEMLKELHADGIPVRVLPSSFSLLRNLEILSFKGCRGPPSTSWLLPRRSSSSTGSILHHLSGLYSLTRLNLGYCNLSDETNLSSLCLLSSLEVLDLSGNNFVTLPNIRDFLA; translated from the exons CATTGTTTTATCAGAAAATTATGCATCTTCTAGATGGTGTTTAGAGGAGCTGGTGAAGATAATACAGTGCATGAAAAACAGCGGACACAGGGTTCTCCCAATTTTCTACAACGTCGATCCCTCGGATGTGAGAAATCACATGGGAAAATTTGGAGAAGCCTTGGCTAAACATGAAGAGAATTCCAAGGAGGTTATGGAGAGGGTGCAGATTTGGAAGGATGCTCTCACTCAAGTCACCAATTTCTCTGGTTGGGATTCAAGGAATAA GAATGAGTCTCTATTGATCAAGCAAATTGtcaaagatattttgaataaattgttaTCTACATCCGGTAGTGATACTGAGAATCTAGTTGGAATAGATGCTCGCATACAAGAAATGGAAACCTTATTATGTTTGGCGTCAGATGATGTTCGAATGGTAGGAATATGGGGCATGGGTGGAATAGGGAAAACAACCCTTGTCAGAGCTGTTTATAGTCGAATCTCCTATCAATTTGAAGGTTGCTCCTTTCTTGAAAATGTTGCAGAGGATTTAAAAAAGAAGGGCTTAATTGGGTTGCAAGAGAAACTTCTTTCTCATCTATTAGAGGAAGAAAATCTAAATATGAAAGAACTCACATCTATAAAGGCAAGGCTCTACTCAAAAAAGGTCCTTATTATTCTCGATAACGTGAATGATCCAACAATATTGGAATGCTTAATTGGAAATCGGGATTGGTTTGATCGAGGAAGTAGAATTATTATAACGACTAGGGATAAACGTTTATTACTTTCACATAAAGTCAATCTTTATAAGGTTCATAAATTCAATGATGATGAAGCTCTTGAGTTCCTTGCACGTTATTCACTAAAACAAGAACTCCTTCGAGAAGATTTCCTAGAGATTTCAAGAGCTGTAATATGTTATGCTCAAGGCCTTCCATTGGCTCTTACGGTTTTgggttcttttttatttagcatGAGCAAAGAAGAATGGAGAGATCAATTAGACAAATTAAAAAGTATTCCTAATATGAAAATTCATGAAGTTCTTAAAATAAGTTATGATGGGCTAGATTTTGAGGAGAAGaatatatttttggatattgcATGTTTCCTTAAAGGAGAGGATAAAAATTACGTTAAGGAAATACTAGACTATTGTGGCTTCTTCTCAGTTAGTGGTATACGAGCTCTCGCTGATAAGTCACTCATAAGTTTTTTTCACAATAGGATAATGATGCATGACTTAATACAAGAAATGGGTATGGAAATTGTTCGCCAAGAATCTCATAATCCCGGCCAGCGTAGTAGATTGTGGCTCCATAAAGATATCAAcgatgcattgaaaaaaaacACG gaaaatgaaaaaattgaaggcATATTCCTCGACTTGTCTCATTCACAAGAGATAATAGACTCCAGTACTCAAGCCTTCCCAAGGATGTATAAACTAAGATTGCTCAAAGTCTATGAATctaacaaaatttcaagaaactTTGGAGATACCTTAAATAAGGAGAATTGTAAAGTGCATTTTTCTCCAAACTTAAGATTTTGTTACGACGAATTGAGGTACTTATATTTGTATGGATACTCTTTGAAATCATTGGACAATGATTTCAATGCAAAGAATCTTGTTCACCTCAGCATGCATTACAGTCACATTAAACGACTTTGGAAAGGAATCAAG GTTCTTGAAAAGTTAAAAGTCATGGATCTCAGTCACTCCAAGTCCTTAATAGAAACCCCAGATTTCTCAAGAGTCCCCAACCTTGAACGATTGGTTCTCGAAGGTTGTATATCTTTGCATAAGGTACATCCGTCTCTTGGAGTTTTGAATAAACTCAATTTCTTGAGTTTGAAAAATTGTGAAAAGCTCAAAAGTCTTCCAAGCAGCATGTGTGATTTGAAATCCCTCGAAACATTTATTCTTTCTGGTTGTTCGAGACTCGATGATTTTCCTGAGAACTTTGGGAACTTAGAAATGTTAAAGGAACTTCACGCAGATGGTATTCCTGTAAGAGTACTACCCTCCTCTTTTTCGCTCTTGAGAAACCTTGAAATATTATCCTTTAAGGGATGTAGAGGACCCCCATCTACCTCATGGTTGTTGCCAAGAAGAAGTTCAAGTTCTACTGGTTCCATATTGCATCATTTGTCAGGTTTATATTCTTTAACAAGGCTAAACCTAGGTTATTGTAATTTATCAGATGAAACAAACCTTAGTAGTCTTTGCCTCTTATCTTCATTGGAAGTGTTAGATCTATCTGGGAACAACTTTGTTACTTTGCCAAACATCAGGGACTTTCTAGCCTAG